One Paraburkholderia agricolaris DNA segment encodes these proteins:
- a CDS encoding aspartate aminotransferase family protein, whose amino-acid sequence MSYRTEEVAYVQPAVLPAANAQATQRSTAEYRALDAAHHIHPFSDMGSLNRAGSRVIVKAQGVYLWDSEGNKIIDGMAGLWCVNVGYGRKELADAAYRQMQELPFYNTFFKTTHPPVIELSALLAELTPEPFNHFFYCNSGSEGNDTVLRIVHQYWATQGKQSKKVVISRRNGYHGSTIAGGTLGGMGYMHEQMPSKVENIVHIDQPYFFGEAEGNLTPEEFALARAQQLEAKILEIGADNVAAFIGEPFQGAGGVIFPASTYWPEIQRICRKYDILLVADEVIGGFGRTGEWFAHQYFGFEPDLITLAKGLTSGYIPMGAVGLHDRVAKAIIEHGDFNHGLTYSGHPVAAAVALANLKLLRDEKIVERVKTDTGPYFQKKLRDTFANHPIIGEISGAGLVAGLQLAADPKTRKRFANGGDVGTICRDFCFNGNLIMRATGDRMLLSPPLVINKLEIDEIVSKAKKAIDATAQQLGIS is encoded by the coding sequence ATGAGCTACAGAACAGAAGAAGTCGCTTACGTGCAACCCGCGGTACTCCCCGCCGCGAACGCGCAAGCCACACAACGCAGCACCGCTGAATACCGCGCACTCGACGCGGCCCATCACATCCATCCGTTTTCGGACATGGGGTCGCTCAATCGTGCCGGCAGCCGCGTGATCGTCAAGGCGCAAGGCGTGTACCTGTGGGATTCGGAAGGCAACAAGATCATCGACGGCATGGCCGGTTTGTGGTGCGTGAACGTCGGTTATGGCCGTAAGGAACTGGCCGACGCCGCCTACCGGCAAATGCAGGAACTGCCCTTCTACAACACCTTCTTCAAGACGACGCACCCGCCGGTAATCGAACTCTCGGCCTTACTCGCGGAGCTGACGCCGGAACCGTTCAATCACTTCTTCTATTGCAACAGCGGTTCGGAAGGCAACGACACCGTGCTGCGCATCGTTCACCAATACTGGGCAACGCAAGGCAAGCAGTCGAAGAAGGTCGTCATTTCACGCAGGAACGGTTATCACGGTTCGACGATCGCCGGCGGCACGCTGGGCGGCATGGGTTACATGCATGAACAGATGCCCTCGAAAGTCGAGAACATCGTTCATATCGACCAGCCGTATTTCTTCGGCGAAGCCGAAGGCAATCTGACGCCGGAAGAATTCGCGCTGGCCCGTGCGCAACAACTCGAAGCGAAGATTCTCGAAATCGGCGCGGACAATGTGGCCGCGTTTATCGGTGAGCCTTTCCAGGGAGCCGGCGGCGTGATCTTCCCGGCCTCGACGTACTGGCCGGAGATCCAGCGCATCTGCCGCAAGTACGACATCCTGCTGGTCGCCGACGAAGTGATCGGCGGTTTTGGCCGGACCGGCGAATGGTTCGCGCATCAGTACTTCGGCTTCGAACCGGATCTGATCACGCTGGCCAAGGGCCTAACGAGCGGCTATATACCGATGGGCGCGGTCGGCCTGCATGATCGCGTGGCCAAGGCGATCATCGAGCACGGCGACTTCAATCACGGCCTCACCTACTCCGGCCATCCGGTGGCCGCCGCCGTGGCGCTCGCCAATCTGAAGCTGCTGCGCGACGAGAAGATCGTCGAACGCGTCAAGACCGACACGGGTCCGTACTTCCAGAAGAAGCTGCGCGACACCTTCGCCAATCACCCGATCATCGGCGAAATCTCCGGCGCGGGTCTGGTGGCCGGCCTGCAACTCGCAGCAGACCCGAAAACGCGCAAGCGTTTCGCCAATGGCGGTGACGTCGGCACGATCTGCCGCGACTTCTGCTTCAACGGCAACCTCATCATGCGCGCTACCGGCGACCGGATGCTGCTGTCGCCGCCGCTCGTGATCAATAAGCTGGAAATCGACGAGATCGTTTCGAAGGCCAAAAAAGCCATCGACGCGACCGCACAACAACTCGGAATTTCGTAA
- a CDS encoding polyamine ABC transporter substrate-binding protein, protein MSVCHLRHAVAGAAFLAFTGFAALSVTPALAADTELNVYNWSDYIAKDTIPNFEKQDGIHVKYDNYDSDDTLQAKLLAGSSGYDIVVPTSNYMAKQIQAGVYQKLDKSKLPNLANLDPVLMKMITDADPGNQYGVPWAYGTDGIGYNVQAVQKALGANAPVDSWALVFDPANLSKLKGCGVSFLDQPVDVFAAALQYMHKDPNSTNPADYQAAFEMLKKVRPYITQFNSSGYINDLANNDICVAVAWSGDVGIAGRRTAEAKRSYQVKFSNVKEGGLLWFDVMVIPKDAPHPEAALKWINYIEDPKVNAAITNEVFYPTANKAARQFVTPGVAQDTTVYPGDEVLSKMTLMKPVPTDILRLENRLWAQLKTGH, encoded by the coding sequence ATGAGCGTTTGTCATCTTCGTCATGCGGTCGCGGGGGCCGCGTTTCTCGCCTTCACGGGTTTTGCGGCGTTGTCGGTCACGCCGGCCCTTGCGGCCGACACGGAACTGAATGTCTACAACTGGTCGGATTACATCGCGAAGGACACGATTCCGAACTTCGAGAAACAGGACGGCATCCACGTCAAATACGATAACTACGATAGCGACGATACGTTGCAGGCGAAGCTGCTCGCGGGCAGCTCCGGCTACGATATCGTGGTCCCGACGTCGAACTACATGGCCAAGCAGATTCAGGCCGGCGTCTATCAGAAGCTCGATAAATCAAAGCTGCCGAATCTCGCGAATCTCGACCCCGTGTTGATGAAGATGATTACCGACGCCGATCCGGGCAACCAGTACGGTGTGCCCTGGGCGTACGGCACGGACGGTATCGGCTACAACGTGCAAGCCGTGCAGAAGGCGCTCGGCGCCAATGCGCCGGTGGATAGCTGGGCCCTGGTGTTCGACCCGGCCAATCTGTCGAAGTTGAAAGGCTGCGGTGTGTCGTTCCTCGATCAGCCCGTCGACGTCTTCGCTGCCGCACTGCAGTACATGCACAAGGACCCGAACAGCACCAACCCCGCCGACTATCAGGCAGCGTTCGAAATGCTGAAGAAAGTCCGCCCGTATATCACCCAGTTCAACTCGTCCGGCTACATCAACGACCTCGCCAACAACGACATCTGCGTCGCGGTGGCCTGGTCGGGCGACGTCGGCATCGCCGGGCGCCGTACCGCCGAAGCAAAGCGTTCATATCAGGTGAAATTCTCGAACGTCAAGGAAGGCGGTCTGCTGTGGTTCGACGTGATGGTGATCCCGAAAGACGCACCGCATCCTGAAGCCGCGCTGAAGTGGATCAACTACATCGAAGATCCGAAGGTCAACGCCGCGATCACCAACGAAGTGTTCTACCCGACCGCGAACAAGGCCGCGCGCCAGTTCGTCACGCCGGGTGTCGCACAGGACACGACCGTTTATCCGGGCGACGAAGTATTGAGCAAGATGACGCTCATGAAACCCGTGCCCACTGACATTCTGCGGCTTGAAAATCGTCTTTGGGCGCAGCTTAAAACCGGCCATTAA